The window CAGCTTCCTCTCCGGTCTACGTATTTGTGGACAATGAAATAGTCCACTTTCACAAGGCAGACCATCTGATCGGACAAGGCAGTTTTCAGACCGCAGAAGCCATTCGCAAGCACACAGGTGACGATAGAGTACAGGTAGCTTCCATCGGTCCCGGTGGTGAGAACATGGTACGCTACGCCTGCATCAATGACAGCTACTGCCGGGCAACCCGGGGTGGCGCTGGCGCGGTCATGGGATCAAAGAGGCTCAAGGCCATCGCTATTAGAGGAACCAGGGCTATCTCAGCATATGACCTCCGCGGGGTGGAAAGAGCCTCCATCGATCTTTATGCCAGAGCTCAGGCAGAAACTGCCTCGGGACACAAGAACCCGAGAACGCCAGACAACCTCCTGCCCATAAACCGTCTGGATGCTCTGCCCACCAGAAACTTCCAGCAATCCAGTTTTGAGCAGGCCAACATCACCGAGGAGTACCTGGCCGCAAACCATCTGGTCAAGATAATCGCCTGTCCCACCTGCCCTGCCGCCTGTGAACACCTCTATCAGGTTGTGGACGGAGGGCCAGAAGTGGCATTGGACTACGAAAGCCTGGCAGCTTTAGGACCCCTATGCGGCATTGACTCCGTACCGGCGATATTGAAAGCCGTGGAATTATGTCAATTCCACGGAATGGATACGGTGAGCACCGGGAACTCCATCGCCTGGGCCATGGAAAGCTTTGAGAAAGGGCTGTTGACCAAGGAAGACACGCAGGGAATCAACTTATCCTTTGGAAACCCTGAAGCTCTCGTGGCAATAGTGGAGAGCATCGGGAAGCGCAACGGTATAGGCAATCTGCTGGCAGAAGGAACGAAACGGGCTTCGGCCAAACTCGGTCGGGGCTCTGAGCGCTGGGCTATGCATTCCAAGGGACTGGAACTGGCGGGCTACGATCCCAGAACCATGAAGAGCCGAGCTTTAAGGTTTGCAGTCGGTCTGGAAATACAATCCAATGATTGCTTTCATTGCGGGGATGAGGATATACACTCATCCTCCAGCACCAGCCTTTCAAATCAGGAGAGGGAAGACACAGCCGCTGTCTCTAATTCTCTTATGATCTGCGGACTGATTCATAGCTGCTTTTCAGACTTCCTGTCAGAGGCAGCTCATCTCTATACCCTGGCAACCGGAATCCACATCAGCCCTGCTGAGTTGAAGCAAGCAGGAGAGAGAATCAACAACCTGAAGAAGACTCTCAATATCCGTGAGGGATGGAGGCGCAGTGATGATTGGCTTCCACCCCGCCTGTTCAAAGACCCCATAACTTCCGGGAAAGCAAAAGGCGCTGTCCTCTCCGATAAGGAGTTGCAGGCGATGATAGAGGGCTACTACCAGTCCCGGGGCTGGACTATCGAAGGCCTGATTCCGACAGTAAAACTGAAGGCGCTCGGAATGGATGACATACTGGAAATGGCGAAAGGAAGTTGGCATGGAGCGTCGCTACATACAGTGTGACAGGGATAAGTGCACCGGCTGCCTCATATGTGAGTTTGCCTGCTCAGCCTCAAAGGAGGGCAGCTTCGACCTGGAGCGATCCAGAATACATGTGATCCAGCCAACACCCTCTATGATAGCTGTCGCAGTCTGTCAATTCTGCAGGAACAGTCCCTGCATCAAGGCCTGCCCCAGAGATGCTCTCAGCAGGGACGAGGCAACTCACACTCTCAAACTCGAAAAGGCTCGCTGCGCCGGGTGCGGCTGGTGCATAGAGGTCTGCCCGTTTGGGGCCATCACCCTGGATGAGAGTACCAAATCCGTGATTATGTGCGACCTGTGCCTTGATCATCCCCAACCCAGGTGTATCGAGGTCTGCCCTCAAAAAGCCCTCCGCCTCTACGTCTCAAAGAGAAAACAGAGCAGGGAACCTACCGGGGGCTAGTGTCGCGTCAGGTCGTCCTTCCGCAGAAGGATGACAGTCACCATTTTTCTGCAAGTAAGCACCAGCTTCAGACTTCGGACAGAGTCCCTACAGGCTACGGGCTCGAGATGACATGATGCGGCGGGGATTTCTACTCTACCCTTCCGAGACTTATATGACTTCCAGAGTCCAATCGCTGTTAATCCAGGCGCCCACTATTCTTTTTACCGGCAGATTCCAGGAGCGAACCACATTGATGCTTTCCACTATTTGTCTCCGGTGCTCTTGCTCCGCAACGGGATTGCCAGCACAGTCATAGTGCCCAGCAATCAGAATGGTATCCGACCCATGCGCCTTGACTGAGATCAAGACGCGTGCTTTTATCGAATCTCTCTGCTCTGTTGTACCTTGTGTCAAAAGCTTGTCGGGCCCGGGCTCGGTGATCATGTCCACATAGTCGAGAGAGTAGTTCTTCTTCAGCCAGTCTATGACCGGTAACTGAACCCGCCCATCCATACAGTTGATGGCAGTTCCGAACTTCCCTTTGTGCGTTTGTTTATCACCCCCTGCCGGGCTTGAGGCAGCCGAACGGCTGATTGACGGCCAGGTAGGAGTCTTGCCTTTGGGCGCTTGCTGTTTATCCATGATGCCTCACAATTGGATTTGGTTCTATAGTGAAGGCCTGTGGTTACACAGGCCTTCACCTCTAAGCGATTTGTCTCTTAGTTGAGCCTCTCTATTTCTGCGGTGCCCCTGTCTTCTTAGGCGGTTTCAACACAAACGCGGCGAGCAGGAAGCCAATCGCAGCCAGAACGGCAATGGGAATAAATGCGTCAAGCAGGGTACCCCTGAAGATTGACTTGGCATATCCACCGATGAACGTGGAGACCACAGCACCCACGCCGTAAGCCAAGAACAGGATACCGTAGTTCCTGGAAGAGAACTTAGTGCCGAAGTACTGCGCCGTCGCCGTCGGGGCAATCGCCAGCCAGCCGCCGAGACCAGCGTAGAAAGCGGCAAAACAGACGAAGAACAGCACCTTGTGCATGTCGGTTTGAGCAGTGCTGCCCCGCATGGTCAGCATGAGGACAGCAGCCAGGAAGATGACGACAAAGGAAATCATGGCCGCCACTCTCGGTCCCACTTTGTCAGTCACAAAACCAAACACCGGCCGCCCACCAGCGTTGAAGGGGGCAAGGATAAACTGAACTACGGCAGACGTAAAGCCTATGGCAATTATCGCCAACGCTCTGATGTCTGGCCAGATGCCAACGGCCAGCAGGCCAGCCGTCGTACCAATAGCAAAGCAGGCAAACAAGGCCCAGAACGTGGAGGTCTTGATAATCTCATTGCGGTCATAGTTCACGGTGCTCGTTGCGGCAGAAGGTGCCGCCTTCGGCTGCCAGCCTGCCGGCTTCCAGCCAGCCACCGGGAAAACCATGAACCAGAAGCAAATGAGAAGGACAACCAGAAACGCCAAGCCGAAGTACAGGAACGTGTCAAAAATGCCGTAGTGCTTGATGAGTATCTGGCCCAGGTATGTGCTTATGAACGGGGAGCCGCCGAAGCCAGCCACCGTCAAGCCCGTAGTCAACCCCTTCTTGTCAGGAAACCACCTGGTGGCTACCTGAATGGGCCCAATGTAGCACAGGCCTACCCCGATACCGCCTATTACCCCATAGGTAAGCACGGCTTGCGGCCAACTGTGCGTGAAGCTTGTCAGTATCCATCCGAGGGCGACTATGATGCCCCCGATAATGCCCTGCTTCTTCGGCCCTAGCTTCTCCAGAAACTGGCCGCTCAGGGGGAAGACGGCGGCGAAGAACGCCAGGAATATCCCGTATGGGAGTAGCTTCTCAAGAACTGAGAGGCCCCATTTCGTCTGGAGTGCCGCACCGAAAACGCCGTAGGCATAGACGCTGCCGAGGCAGAGGTTGATGATGAAACCCAGCAGGATCAGCATCCATCTGCCCTTCTCTGCCGGCATACCAAAGAGTTTCTTCTCTTCTGCCATCCCTTTTTACACCCTCCTTTTCCTCAATATTGTCTCCGTTATGAAAAGAGGCTGGCAGCAATATCCAGCCCCCATAACTGAGGTTAAGTTGTACCCCCCCTAAGATTCACTGTCATTCTATTCACAGAGGGTGTGAGGCCCTTTTAGGGTCCTCACACCCTGAACTTGTGTCTTGTCTTCAGACAACTATGCTAGCACCAGGCCACCGTTATCCGAACTTGAGGTCTGCCGCCCTGGGCAGCTTCTTGCGCTCCTCTACAAGGGTATTCACCACTCCAGGATCAGCCAGGGTGCTGGTATCACCCAGATTGGTGGTCTCATCCTTGGCAATGAGCTTCAAGATACGGCGCATGATCTTGCCACTGCGGGTCTTGGGCAGTCCTTCAGCGAACTGAATGATGTCCGGAGTGGCAATAGGACCAATCTCCTTGCGCACGTGGGCTATCAGTTCCTTCTTCAGGTCATCCGACGGCGTCTTGCCGGTCTTCAGCGTAACGTAGGCAAAGATGCCATCGCCCTTGATCTCATGCGGGTAGCCAACCACGGCCGCCTCGGCGACTGCCAGATGGGACACAAGGGCACTCTCAACCTCGGCGGTACCCAAGCGGTGTCCGGAAACATTGATGACGTCGTCAACACGCCCCATCAGCCAGTAGTAGCCGTCCTCGTCCTTCCGGGCGCCATCGCCGGTAAGGTAATAGCCGGGGAAGCGGCTGAAGTAGGTCTCCTTGAATCTCTCATGGCCACCCTTGCCATACACTCCCCTCATGATGCCCGGCCAAGGTGCGGTGATAAGGAGCTGGCCACCTTCATTGATAGCACACTCCATACCATCCTCACCGACAATCTTGGCACCTACGCCAGGGAAGGGCAATGTAGCCGAGCCTGGCTTAATCGCTATGGCGCCAGGCAGAGGAGTTATCAGGATGCCACCGGTCTCGGTCTGCCACCAGGTATCCACGATGGGGCAACGGCCTTTGCCGATGACATTGTAGTACCACATCCAGGCCTCGGGATTGATAGGCTCACCCACGCTGCCAAGAATTCTAAGACTGCTCAGGTCATGCTTGTTAGGCCAGTCCTCACCATCCTTCATCATGGCGCGGATAGCTGTCGGCGCAGTATAGAAGGTATTAACCTTGTATTTCTCCACTATCTCCCAGAAGCGGTCTGGCTTAGGATAGTTGGGGACGCCTTCGAACATGACGCTGGTGGCTCCATTGGCCAGCGGTCCATAGACTATGTAGCTATGCCCGGTGACCCAGCCGATGTCAGCGGTGCACCAGAAGGTGTCCTCATCGTGGTAGTCAAAGATCCACTTGAAGGTCTGGTAAACGTACATCAGGTAGCCTGCCTGGGTATGCATCACACCCTTGGGCTTGCCAGTGCTGCCGCTGGTGTACAGGATAAAGAGCGGATCCTCAGCATCCATTACCTCAGGCTTGCAGTCGGCAGTTATGCCGTCGGCGGCCATCAGCTCCTGCCACCAGAAATCCCTACCCTGCACCATGTTGCACGGTGCTCCGGACCTCTTGGCCACAACTACCTTTTTAACGTCAGGACATTGAGTCAGGGCAGCATCCGCATTCTGCTTTGAAGGGACTGTCTTGCCGCTGCGATAGGCAGCATCGCAGGTGACAAGGAACGTGGAACCGCAGTCGATGATGCGATCTCGCAGGGCCTCGGCGCTGAATCCGCCGAACACAATGCTGTGGATGGCGCCAATGCGGGCGCAGGCCAACATGGCAATAACCAGTTCAGGAATCATAGGCAGGTAGATCGAGACGCGGTCGCCCTTCTTCGCACCTAGCTTCTTCAGAACGTTGGCGAACTTACAGACTTCGTAATGCAATTGCTGGTAGGTGTACGTCCTGCTCTCGCCAACCGGTTCGCCTTCCCAGATGATGGCGGCCTTGTTCTTTCGATCCGTGGTCAGGTGGCGATCCAGGCAGTTATAGGTCAGGTTTATCTTGCCACCCTGAAACCACTTGATATTCCCTTCTACGAAGTCATATTCCCTTACCTTATCCCACTTCTTGACCCAGTCCAGTTGCTCAGCCATCTCTCCCCAGAACCCTTCCGGGTCCTCTATGGAGCGCTGATATATCTTCTTGTACTGAGCCATGCTTTTGATGTAGGCCCGCTTGCTCAGCTCACTTGGAGGAGCAAACTTCCTTTTCTCATCCATTACGTTGCTGTATCCCTTGGCTTTCGATTTCTCATTAACGGGGTCTGCCATATGGTATTTCTCTCCTCCTTCTAATGCTTCCAAGGCCACGTACCTTTTGTACATGCCGTATCTCACTTTATACTAACTTGCTTTGCCTCTTCGCCTCCTGGTAGTTTCTTCACCCCTTTCCGGTCCCAATCTGGCCAGGACGCCATCAAAACAGTCAACTGTGGATAGGTTTGAGGTAAGGGTCACTTCGAGGGGATGACTGCAGAGATATGCCTGGCCGAAGGAATTCCCTGCTATAGGTGTTCATTCTGTCAGTAATTAATATAGCCACCAATCGCTGTTTCTCTAGATCAACTAATAGCTTATCATAATGGCCAGTCACATGTCTAGTTAAGAGCGGGCACGGTAGTCCATAAACCTGCCGATAGCACGCGCCGCCCTGAAGAGGGAGGGATAAAAGGCTACCCCGCCTTCCTGGCACATTTTGCGGGTACTGGCCAGAATCCCCAAGCCCGCGTCGCTTTGCACGGCATGAACAATGACCGCTTTCGGCTTCTTGATGTCCTTAAATGACTCAAAGATGTTGCGCCTCAGGTCACTCACGAACTGGAGGAAGGACTCACCACGAAGAGCCTCAATGTCGGGGGCAATCTGCCAAAGCAACATATCCGTTTCTCCCCAGTTATCGAGCGTCTGGAGTACCGGTATCCAATCATAGGCATAGTGCCCCGGGTCGATAGGATTCCTGAGCATACTGCCCGGAGGGACAAGGCGCCTCAGCTCTGCCCTGACATCCTCTGGGACAGGAGGAAGGATCAAGCCACCAGACTCGCATTCATCCGAGGCTCGAACACCGGCACCACCACCCACACCCATCAACACAGCCTTTCTGCTGCGAGGAAGTGGGAGGAAGACAAAGGTCACCATCAGATCAATCATCTCTTCAAGATCCTCCACCCGGATGGCGCCAGCCTGCTTGATGAGGCTATCCCAAACAGAATCATCCCCGGCCAGGGCTCCCGTATGGGAACTGGCCCCTCTTTTCCCAGCCTCGGTGCTCCCCTTCTTAATGATGATCACTGGCTTCTTCGAAGCTGCTCTGGTGAGCACCTTTGCCAACCCCGGACCGTCCCTGGTTCCCTCCAGATAGGCACCGATGATCTCTGTCTCCGGGTCATCTGCCAGGTAATCCAGAAGATCGATCTCATTGATGTCACTGGCATTGCCGTAGCTCACCACCTTGCTGAAGCGCAATCCACAGGCGGCGGCACCACGGATCATCAGCAGGGTGTAACTGCCGCTCTGAGAGATGAAGGCAATATTCCCAGGCTGCTTAGGGAAGTCCGCAGCATACGACATCCCCGATGCCGGACAGTACACCCCCATGCAGTTGGGACCGAGGATGCGAAGAGCACCTCTGCGGGCAATATCAACCAACTTTGACTGGAGCTTGCTCTCATTGTCATCACCGGTCTCGGCAAAACCAGCGGTGTAGAGATGGATGGCTTTCACTCCCTTGGCCACGCAGTCTTGAACCAGTTGGGACGTGGCTGCGGCAGGAATGATGCAGATGGCATAGTCCACAGGACCGGGCACATCCCTCACGTTTCGGTAGACCTTCAGCCCCAACACCTCATCGCCCTTGATATTGATGGGGTAGATTTTGCCCTTATACCCGTGGTCAATCAGGGAATAAAGGAATATCTGGGTATGAGGATTAAAGGGACCGGGGGTAGCACCAACAACCGCTACCGAGCGGGGATGGAAGATATCGTCCAGTGACATATTCGATTAGTAAAATTGTACTCGTGCGCTGCCGCAATGACAAGGAGCCTCTCCCGGATCAGACTGATATTTTACCTAACCCCACCTGGTCATTCACAACACCCTGTAAACCGGGATTCCCCATATCAAGGGGAAGCCCCCTTTCAAACCCGTTGCTGAACACCCTACATGAATTTACTGTGGATACCACGGGTATTCAGACTGGGACGATCCAGACAAGCGAGGAATATCAGGGCCTAGTCTTGGAATCCCAGCGCAAAGCGCCATCCGGTGAGCGGTGATGTCTCAGACACCACATGCTTGGGAAGATCAGGATTCTCCGCAAGGATCAGTTCCGTGTCCGAATGGAGCGCCACATTACCCTCTTTGTTAGTGGCATAGAACACCATATCATCGGGCAGGTCCAGTTCTTCGGCAAGAGTCGTGCTCAAACCATCCAGGAAAATCGAGGTCCCGAGTCCCCCGATGACCTCCCCTTCCCGCTCCACTGGCACCGCGGCGATGAGCGACTTCTTGCCGGTTGACTTGCTGGTCACCAAATCACCGAGCACGTTGTTACCGGCCATGAGGCTGGAGAAATAGGCCCTATCCGAAAGGTTTTGGTTCGTCTTTCCCAGTTCAACAGTGAAATAGGAACCATCTGGCAACACAAACCACATGGTTCCCTGAACCTGGGACTGCTCAACTATGGCGAGAAGCCCCACCATCTCGTCCCAATCCCCGGACTGAACCTCCTGCGTCAGGGCCAAGGCTTCCATGGAATTCACATAGCTGGCGATATGGCTATCCGCCAATGCCACGAGGGCAGAAACGCCCATCTCTATATCCACCTTGTCGGTTTCTTTGTTTGCCCCACATCCCGAGGCTGCCACTAGTAACGCCAAGCACACTCCCACAACGCTGATGACCTTTTTCACATGACTCCCTTCCTACTCAATGTTTGAGCCGGGATTTCCCATATCAACTCGTAGTGAGCCGGCCTCGTACCTCTTTGGTCTCGACACCATTGAAGCTTGAGTGACTCTTTAGCCTTCTCACCCATTGGGTTCCTCCAGACAGACCCCTTGCCGCGAAGCTAAACACAGGGGCCTTTGAAGCTATTCTACCATAGCAATATGCCTAAGTCTCAGTTTGATATGGGAAATGCAGGGTGATATCATAATCACCACGCATCAAACAGGGTAGATCAATAGCCGCTTCTCATAGAGATAGCGGCGCATGGAAACCTGGATAGGACGGTAAGCACACCATGATAGTAGCGATGAAAAGGGGCGCCAGCCATGATGAGGTAGACGGCGTAGTGCAGCGGGCTAAGTCTTTCAACCTGGAGGTTCAGCTGAACCTGGGTACCGACAAGACTGTGGTAGCCCTGCTGGGAAGCAACACGGGGCAATTATCGACCGACTTTTTCGCCGTGCTCCCTGGCGTCGAGCATGTAGCCCGCATCATGAAACCTTACAAGCTGGCCTCCCGGGGATTCAAACCGGAAGACAGCATCGTTACCATCAATGGGATTGATATCGGCAGCAAGCGTATTGTGGTCATGGCCGGACCCTGCGCCGTGGAAAGCGAACAGCAGCTCATAGATGCGGCAAAGGCTGTCAAGAAGGCCGGAGCCTCCATCCTCCGCGGTGGCGCCTTCAAACCAAGGACATCTCCCTTCAGCTTTCAAGGTCTGGAGAAGGCCGGCCTGGAGTTACTGGCGCGAGCTAGAGAGCAAATCGGCATGCCGGTGGTCACTGAAGTAGTGGAACCCCACGATGTCAGCCTGGTTTCCAAATACGCGGATATACTTCAAGTAGGCGCCCGCAACATGCAGAACTTCGCTCTGTTGACCAGGATCGGCAAGAGCAAGCGCCCGGTCATTCTTAAGAGAGGATTCTCGTGCACCGTTACCGAGTGGCTCACTGCAGCCGACTATCTACTGGCAGAAGGAAACAGCCAGGTGATCCTTTGTGAGAGAGGAATCAGAACCTTCGAGGATAGCACCCGCTTTTCCCTGGACATATCTTCAATACCAGTAGTAAAGAAATTCAGCCATCTGCCTGTGATCGTTGATCCCAGTCATGCCGCCGGACACTACTCCCTGGTTCCGGCTATCGCCAAGGCAGCAGTGGCCGCCGGCGCCGATGGGCTGCTCATCGAAGTTCATCCCAATCCCAAGGAAGCCCTGGTCGATGGTCTTCAGTCACTCACCCCTTCGGACTTCGCCCGTCTGATGAGAGAACTCAAGCTGATAGCAGAGGCAGTAGGCCGATTCATCTAGGCGTGGTGTTCCCAGTAAAGACTTAACAATAGAACCCAGAAGGAATATACAATGGATTCCGTGTCAAGCACGGAATGACACATTGTACAGGTATTACGATGACACTACACTAGACAGGGCAGTATCTATTATCAGCAGGCTCCACCCGAAGAGGCTAGACTTTTACCAGCTTAGCTGTATAGATATCGGGGATAGCCAGTACCTGCCGGATCTGCTCTTCGTTCAAGGGCTCATCCAATTCCAATACCATCAGTGCCTGCCCCCGGGGCTTGAGACGGCTTAACTGCATCGAGCTGACATTGATGTCAGCATTGCCAGTTACGTTGCCAACCGCTCCGATAAGTCCCGGACGGTCAAGGTGATCACTGAAGAGGAAATACCCTCCCTTGGCCACGATATTAATCCAGTAGTCATTGACCCTGACAATATGCAGTTCACCGCGCATTACTGTCCCTGCTGCAATGGTGACCCCAGCACTGGTAGCAACGGATACTGTGATCAGGCTAGCATAGTTTTCACAGGCGGTGTCTTTATGTTCAGTAACCCTGAGCCCGCGCCTCTGGGCAACGATATTGGCATTGACAACGTTGATCCGCTCCTCGCTTATTCCCTCCAGCAAGCCACCAATAGCAGCCGCTTTCAATGCGGTCATATCATAGTTAGCTATCTCACCCTCATATCCAATATCGATGCTGCTCATCTGTCCTTCTGCAAGCTGAGCCACCATCCTGCCCACAGCAGTAGCCACATTGAGGTACGGCGCAAGTATGGGAAGGATCTCGGCAGAAATGAGTGGGGCATTTACAGCATATCTGACGGGCCGGCCTTTGAGTACTGCTATCACCTGTTCAGCAGCATCTATAGCCACATTAGCCTGTGCCTCCAGTGTAGAGGCCCCCAGGTGAGGTGTGACAATCACCTTCTCGTTTTTCAATAGCGGGCTATCTTTGGGAGGTTCCTGACAGAAAACGTCCAGAGCAGCTCCGGCCACCCTGCCCTCCTCGATAGCCTGCTGCAGCGCCTGTTCATCGATCAGTCCGCCTCTGGCGCAGTTGATAATCCTCACGGTAGGCTTGACCAGGGACATCTCCTTAGCGCCGATCAGGTTCCTGGACTGGGATGTCAAGGGAACATGCAGGGTGATAAAATCCGACTCTCTCAACAACCCGTCAAAGGGAACAAGCTCTACTCTCAGATTGCGAGCATACTCCGGAGAGACGAAGGGGTCATAGGCAATGACCTTCATCTGAAACCCCTGCACCCTGCGGGCTACCTCTGACCCCACATTGCCCAGGCCGACTATTCCCAAGGTCTTGTTCCTGACCTCCACCCCAACGAAGTTCTGGCGCATCCAGGCGCCTCCGCTGAGGTTGGCATGGGCCTGAGGAATGTGCCTGGCCAGGGCAAGCATCATGGCTATGGTATGTTCAGCAGCGGCCATCGTGTTGGCAGTGGGTGCGTTGACCACCACAATGCCCCTCTGGGTAGCCGCCTCAACATCGATATTGTCAATACCTACCCCGGCACGGGCGATGACCTGGAGCTTCTTCCCTGCCTCGATAACCTTCTGGGTCACCTTGGTCTCACTGCGCACAATCAGGGCTTCGTACTGACCAATGATAGAGATAAGCTCCTCAAGCTTAAGGTTTGTCTTCACATCAACTTCAGCATTCTGCTTCAGAACCTCAATTCCTTCGGCAACCAGGACTCTCATAGTTCTTAACAACCCTTACCCTTCTGACACCCGGTTCACTGAATTACCACGCCCAAATTCAAATCAATATTGTAGCATATAAGGTTCAGGCCTTCGCCCGAGGCAAGGCCTTCTTCAAGGCAGAGGTAACTTCCGCCATATCAGCCTCAGTCACCCATCCCAGGTGGCCAATGCGGAAGATCTTTCCTTCCAGTTTCTGCTGTCCACCGGAAAGAACTACGCCGTACTCCTCACGCATTATCTGCAGCAGCTTCTTGGCATCGACACCCTGCGGGGTGTTGATGGCCGTCACAGTGTTAGAGGCACAGGATTCCTTGGGGAAGAGAGACAGCCCCAGCGATTTTGCGCCGTCACGGGCTGCTTTGGCCGCGCGGGCGTGGCGGGCAAACACATTCGGCAGCTTCTCTTTCTCAATCAGGTCAAGACCAACGTCCAGGGCATAGAACGTCGAGACCGCCGGCGTCCAGGGAGTCTGCCCCTTCTCGTCAAGTATCTTCCTGGCCCGGCCCAGATCCCAGTACACACGCGGCATCTTGGCCTTGTCATATGCCTGCCAGGCCTTCTGGCTCATGCTCACCATAGCCAGCCCCGGGGGAGTCATCCATCCCTTTTGAGAACCGGTGACCACAACGTCACATTGCCATTCATCCACCGGCAGGTTGATGGAGCTAACGCTGCTGACACCATCAACCAGAATCAGCTTGTCAAACTCCTTCACCACCTTAGCGATTGAAGCCAAATCGTTCGTTACACCGGTGGAGGTCTCATTATGTGTGACCAGCACCGCTTTGACTGCCGGATCAGCCTTGAGGGCTTGGCGCACTGCATCAGGATCGGCAGCGGTCCCCCATTCAAAGGGAAGCACCTTCACATCAGCGCCGTAGGCCCTGGCAATATCGGCAAAGCGCTCTCCGAAGTAGCCGATGGAGACGCAGAGCACTCTATCGCCAGGCGAGAGTGTATTAACAACGGCAGCTTCCATTCCCCCCGTACCGGAACCCGTAAGGACAAGGACATCGCCTTTGGTCTGAAAACAGTGCTTGAGCTGTTCGGTCATCTTGCGGATCATAACGCCGAATTCTTTTCCGCGATGATTGATCATCTGCTTGGTCTGGGCCCGAAGGACTTCCTCAGGGCAAGGGGTAGGGCCGGGGATACGTAGCTGCATATTTATGCCTCCATCTTTGAGATTAATAT of the Chloroflexota bacterium genome contains:
- a CDS encoding alanine--glyoxylate aminotransferase family protein; the protein is MQLRIPGPTPCPEEVLRAQTKQMINHRGKEFGVMIRKMTEQLKHCFQTKGDVLVLTGSGTGGMEAAVVNTLSPGDRVLCVSIGYFGERFADIARAYGADVKVLPFEWGTAADPDAVRQALKADPAVKAVLVTHNETSTGVTNDLASIAKVVKEFDKLILVDGVSSVSSINLPVDEWQCDVVVTGSQKGWMTPPGLAMVSMSQKAWQAYDKAKMPRVYWDLGRARKILDEKGQTPWTPAVSTFYALDVGLDLIEKEKLPNVFARHARAAKAARDGAKSLGLSLFPKESCASNTVTAINTPQGVDAKKLLQIMREEYGVVLSGGQQKLEGKIFRIGHLGWVTEADMAEVTSALKKALPRAKA
- the serA gene encoding phosphoglycerate dehydrogenase, whose product is MRVLVAEGIEVLKQNAEVDVKTNLKLEELISIIGQYEALIVRSETKVTQKVIEAGKKLQVIARAGVGIDNIDVEAATQRGIVVVNAPTANTMAAAEHTIAMMLALARHIPQAHANLSGGAWMRQNFVGVEVRNKTLGIVGLGNVGSEVARRVQGFQMKVIAYDPFVSPEYARNLRVELVPFDGLLRESDFITLHVPLTSQSRNLIGAKEMSLVKPTVRIINCARGGLIDEQALQQAIEEGRVAGAALDVFCQEPPKDSPLLKNEKVIVTPHLGASTLEAQANVAIDAAEQVIAVLKGRPVRYAVNAPLISAEILPILAPYLNVATAVGRMVAQLAEGQMSSIDIGYEGEIANYDMTALKAAAIGGLLEGISEERINVVNANIVAQRRGLRVTEHKDTACENYASLITVSVATSAGVTIAAGTVMRGELHIVRVNDYWINIVAKGGYFLFSDHLDRPGLIGAVGNVTGNADINVSSMQLSRLKPRGQALMVLELDEPLNEEQIRQVLAIPDIYTAKLVKV